One segment of Methylocella silvestris BL2 DNA contains the following:
- the rplL gene encoding 50S ribosomal protein L7/L12 — MANLEKIVEDLSTLTVLEAAELAKLLEEKWGVSAAAAVAVAAGPAAGAAAAAPAEEQTEFTVVLAAFGDKKIEVIKEVRAVTGLGLKEAKDLVEAAPKPVKEGVTKEEAEKIKAALEKAGAKVELK, encoded by the coding sequence ATGGCTAATCTGGAAAAAATCGTCGAGGACCTCTCGACCCTGACCGTGCTCGAGGCGGCGGAACTCGCCAAGTTGCTTGAAGAGAAGTGGGGCGTCTCGGCCGCCGCCGCCGTCGCGGTCGCCGCCGGTCCCGCGGCTGGCGCCGCCGCCGCGGCTCCGGCTGAAGAGCAGACCGAATTCACGGTCGTGCTCGCCGCCTTCGGCGACAAGAAGATCGAAGTGATCAAGGAAGTTCGCGCCGTGACCGGCCTCGGCCTCAAGGAAGCCAAGGATCTTGTCGAGGCCGCGCCGAAGCCCGTCAAGGAAGGCGTCACCAAGGAAGAGGCCGAGAAAATCAAGGCCGCTCTCGAAAAGGCCGGCGCGAAAGTCGAGCTCAAGTGA
- the aroQ gene encoding type II 3-dehydroquinate dehydratase yields MKTVHCLNGPNLNLLGSREPEIYGAQTLAAIESRLAATCAERGVTLRFRQSNHEGDLISWVQDAGLAGEPIILNAGALTHTSIGLHDAIKGAKAKVVEVHLSNVHAREEFRRHSYIAPVAEGVISGFGVLSYTLALDALIALTTVSER; encoded by the coding sequence ATGAAAACCGTCCATTGCCTGAACGGGCCAAACCTCAATCTGCTCGGATCGAGGGAGCCGGAGATTTACGGCGCGCAGACGCTCGCGGCGATCGAGTCACGCCTTGCCGCGACCTGCGCCGAGCGCGGCGTCACGCTTCGCTTCCGCCAGAGCAATCATGAGGGCGACCTGATCTCCTGGGTGCAGGACGCGGGGCTCGCCGGCGAGCCGATCATCCTCAACGCCGGCGCCTTGACGCATACCTCGATCGGCCTTCATGACGCGATCAAGGGCGCGAAGGCCAAGGTCGTCGAGGTCCATCTCTCCAATGTCCACGCCCGCGAGGAGTTTCGCCGTCACTCCTATATCGCCCCCGTCGCCGAGGGCGTGATTTCGGGCTTCGGCGTCTTGTCCTACACGCTCGCCCTCGACGCCTTGATCGCTCTCACAACCGTCAGCGAAAGATGA
- the secE gene encoding preprotein translocase subunit SecE codes for MVNPFQFIQEVRTEAGKVTWPTRRETMITTGLVILMVLFASLFFVAVDQTLRFAVTLLMGLGR; via the coding sequence ATGGTAAATCCCTTCCAGTTCATTCAGGAGGTTCGCACCGAGGCCGGCAAGGTGACTTGGCCGACGCGGCGCGAGACCATGATCACGACCGGCCTTGTTATTCTTATGGTCCTGTTCGCAAGCCTTTTCTTCGTGGCGGTCGATCAGACGTTGCGATTCGCCGTGACCTTGCTGATGGGTCTTGGACGTTGA
- the rplA gene encoding 50S ribosomal protein L1 encodes MAHIGKRISKAREGIDRVKLYPIRDAIALIKERASAKFDETVEIAMNLGVDPKHADQMVRGVVNLPNGTGRTLRVAVFARGAKADEATAAGADIVGAEDLVATVQGGTIAFDRCIATPDMMPLVGRLGKVLGPRGLMPNPKVGTVTMDVAAAVKASKGGAVEFRVEKAGIIQGSVGKASFDDDKLAENIAAFVDAVAKAKPQGAKGTYIQRVAISSTMGPGVKVDPATLTA; translated from the coding sequence ATGGCTCACATTGGAAAGCGCATCAGCAAGGCGCGCGAAGGCATCGACCGGGTGAAGCTGTACCCCATCCGCGACGCAATCGCGTTGATCAAGGAGCGGGCCAGCGCGAAATTCGACGAAACCGTTGAAATCGCGATGAATCTCGGCGTCGATCCGAAGCATGCGGACCAGATGGTGCGCGGCGTCGTCAATCTGCCGAACGGCACCGGACGCACGCTGCGCGTCGCCGTCTTCGCCCGCGGCGCGAAGGCCGACGAGGCGACGGCGGCGGGAGCCGACATCGTCGGCGCGGAGGATCTTGTCGCCACCGTGCAGGGCGGCACGATCGCCTTCGACCGCTGCATCGCAACGCCCGATATGATGCCGCTCGTCGGCCGTCTCGGCAAGGTGCTCGGCCCGCGCGGCCTGATGCCGAACCCGAAGGTTGGAACCGTCACCATGGACGTCGCCGCTGCGGTCAAGGCCTCGAAGGGCGGCGCGGTCGAGTTCCGCGTCGAGAAGGCCGGCATCATCCAGGGCAGCGTCGGCAAGGCGTCCTTCGATGACGACAAGCTCGCTGAAAACATCGCCGCTTTCGTCGACGCCGTGGCCAAGGCCAAGCCGCAGGGCGCCAAGGGCACCTATATTCAGCGGGTCGCGATCTCGTCGACGATGGGTCCGGGGGTCAAGGTCGACCCCGCCACGCTCACCGCCTAA
- the rplK gene encoding 50S ribosomal protein L11, which produces MAKKITGFVKLQVPAGAANPSPPIGPALGQRGLNIMEFCKAFNARTAQMEKGTPIPVVITAYGDRSFTFEMKLPPVSYFLKKASGIASGSKTAGRGFAGKISKAQIREIAEKKMPDLNCASVDAAMTMIEGSARSMGLEITG; this is translated from the coding sequence ATGGCGAAGAAGATCACGGGTTTCGTGAAGCTTCAGGTGCCGGCCGGGGCGGCCAATCCGTCGCCCCCGATCGGTCCCGCGCTCGGTCAGCGCGGCTTGAACATCATGGAGTTCTGCAAGGCCTTCAATGCGCGCACCGCGCAGATGGAGAAGGGGACGCCGATCCCGGTCGTCATCACGGCCTATGGCGATCGCTCCTTCACCTTCGAGATGAAGCTGCCGCCGGTCTCGTATTTTCTGAAGAAGGCGTCCGGCATCGCGTCGGGATCGAAGACGGCGGGCCGCGGCTTCGCCGGCAAGATCTCCAAGGCGCAGATCCGCGAGATCGCCGAGAAGAAAATGCCCGATCTGAATTGCGCGTCGGTCGACGCTGCAATGACGATGATCGAAGGCTCCGCCCGGTCTATGGGCCTTGAGATTACGGGGTAA
- the nusG gene encoding transcription termination/antitermination protein NusG produces the protein MSMRWYIVHAYSNFEKKVAESIKEQAAQRGLSAKFEEILVPTEQVVEVRRGRKINSERKFFPGYVLVKCDLSDDIYHLIKNTPKVTGFLGADKKPMPISDAEADRIKGQVADGVERPKASISFEIGETVRVADGPFASFNGTVEEVDESRSRVKVAVSIFGRATPVELEYAQVEKV, from the coding sequence ATGAGCATGCGCTGGTACATCGTCCACGCCTATTCGAACTTCGAGAAGAAGGTCGCGGAATCGATCAAGGAGCAGGCGGCGCAACGCGGCCTCTCGGCCAAGTTCGAGGAAATCCTCGTGCCGACCGAGCAGGTCGTCGAGGTGCGCCGCGGCCGCAAGATCAATTCCGAGCGCAAGTTCTTTCCGGGCTATGTGCTTGTAAAATGCGACCTTTCGGACGATATCTACCATCTCATCAAGAATACGCCGAAGGTGACCGGCTTTCTCGGCGCCGACAAGAAGCCGATGCCGATCTCTGATGCTGAGGCGGACCGCATCAAGGGGCAGGTCGCCGACGGCGTCGAGCGGCCGAAAGCGTCGATCTCCTTCGAGATCGGCGAGACCGTGCGGGTCGCCGACGGTCCCTTCGCCTCCTTCAACGGGACTGTCGAGGAAGTCGACGAGAGCCGCTCGCGGGTCAAGGTCGCGGTGTCGATCTTTGGACGCGCCACTCCGGTCGAGCTGGAATACGCTCAGGTCGAGAAGGTCTGA
- the rpoB gene encoding DNA-directed RNA polymerase subunit beta — protein sequence MAQFSAQTFNGRKRIRKFFGHIREVAEMPNLIEVQKASYDQFLLVDEPQGGRPDEGLQSVFKSVFPISDFSNTALLEFVKYEFEPPKYDVDECRQRGMTFAAPLKVTLRLIVFDVDPDTAARSVKDIKEQDVYMGDMPLMTMNGTFIVNGTERVIVSQMHRSPGVFFDHDKGKSHSSGKLLFAARIIPYRGSWLDIEFDAKDIVYARIDRRRKIPATSVLYALGMDGEEILSTFYKTILVTRDKEGWRQPFDAERLKGLKAVVDLLDAETGEVVLEAGKKLTVRTARQLAERGLKFLRMQDEDLHGQYIATDLYDSATGEIFAEAGEEITVKTLPLLIEAGFDELPLLDIDHINIGPYIRNTLHVDKNKAREEALFDIYRVMRPGEPPTLDSAEAMFHSLFFDSERYDLSAVGRVKMNMRMDLDAADTVRTLRKEDIIAVMRALVDLRDGRGEIDDIDHLGNRRVRSVGELMENQYRLGLLRMERAIKERMSSVDIDTVMPQDLINAKPAAASVREFFGSSQLSQFMDQTNPLSEITHKRRLSALGPGGLTRERAGFEVRDVHPTHYGRICPIETPEGPNIGLINSLATFARVNKYGFIEAPYRRVKENHVSDEVVYLSAMEESKYYVAQANAPLDADSRLTEDLVVCRHAGDVVMVPRERVDFMDVSPKQLVSVAAALIPFLENDDANRALMGSNMQRQAVPLVRADAPLVGTGMEAVVARDSGAAIAARRTGYIDQIDATRIVVRATEESDASKPGVDIYRLMKFQRSNQSTCVNQKPLVRVGDFVRKGDIIADGPSTDLGDLALGRNVLVAFMPWNGYNFEDSILLNERIVKDDVFTSIHIDEFEVMARDTKLGPEEITRDIPNVSEEALKNLDEAGIVYIGAEVQAGDILVGKITPKGESPMTPEEKLLRAIFGEKASDVRDTSLRVPPGVTGTIVEVRVFNRHGVEKDERAQAIEREEIERLAKDRDDELAILDRNVYARLLDVLAGKKAIAGPKGFKKDTVLTREIIEEYPRSQWWIFAIENDQTMAELEAMRKQYDESKKGLESRFLDKVEKLQRGDELSPGVMKMVKVFVAVKRKIQPGDKMAGRHGNKGVVSKIVPQEDMPFLADGTPVDIVLNPLGVPSRMNVGQILETHLGWACAGLGRQVAETVNAYMRNQDSGPLREKLGQIYDAKAEIDALDDNVVVEIGENLRRGVPIATPVFDGAHEADIVVMLEQAGLDPSGQSTVYDGRTGEAFDRKVTVGYIYMLKLHHLVDDKIHARSIGPYSLVTQQPLGGKAQFGGQRFGEMEVWALEAYGAAYTLQEMLTVKSDDVAGRTKVYESIVRGDDAFESGIPESFNVLVKEMRSLCLNVELTMSNKVALPPQAEAAE from the coding sequence ATGGCTCAATTTTCAGCGCAGACATTCAACGGCCGTAAGCGTATCCGCAAATTTTTTGGCCACATCCGCGAAGTCGCGGAAATGCCCAATCTGATTGAAGTTCAAAAAGCGTCCTATGATCAGTTCCTCCTCGTCGACGAGCCGCAGGGCGGCCGTCCCGATGAAGGCCTGCAGTCCGTCTTCAAGTCGGTGTTTCCGATTTCGGATTTCTCGAACACCGCTCTGCTCGAATTCGTGAAATATGAGTTCGAGCCGCCGAAATATGACGTCGACGAGTGCCGCCAGCGAGGCATGACCTTTGCCGCGCCGTTGAAGGTCACGTTGCGCCTCATCGTGTTCGACGTCGATCCCGACACCGCTGCGCGGTCCGTCAAGGACATCAAGGAGCAGGACGTCTATATGGGCGACATGCCGCTCATGACGATGAACGGCACCTTCATCGTCAACGGCACCGAGCGCGTCATCGTCTCGCAGATGCACCGTTCGCCGGGCGTGTTCTTCGACCACGACAAGGGCAAGAGCCATTCGTCGGGCAAGCTGCTGTTCGCGGCGCGCATCATCCCCTACCGCGGCTCCTGGCTCGACATCGAATTCGACGCCAAGGACATCGTCTATGCGCGTATCGACCGCCGGCGTAAGATTCCGGCGACGTCGGTGCTCTATGCGCTCGGCATGGACGGCGAAGAGATTCTCTCGACCTTCTACAAGACCATTCTGGTCACGCGCGACAAGGAAGGATGGCGCCAGCCGTTCGACGCCGAGCGGCTGAAGGGCCTCAAGGCCGTCGTCGACCTGCTCGACGCGGAGACGGGCGAGGTCGTGCTCGAGGCCGGCAAGAAGCTGACGGTGCGCACCGCGCGCCAGCTCGCCGAGCGCGGATTGAAGTTCCTGCGCATGCAGGACGAGGACCTTCACGGCCAGTATATCGCGACCGATCTTTATGATTCCGCGACCGGCGAAATCTTCGCCGAGGCTGGCGAAGAGATCACCGTCAAGACGCTGCCGCTTTTGATCGAGGCCGGCTTCGACGAGCTGCCGCTCCTCGACATCGACCACATCAACATCGGCCCCTACATCCGCAACACGCTGCACGTCGACAAGAACAAGGCGCGCGAAGAAGCTTTGTTCGACATCTATCGCGTCATGCGTCCCGGCGAGCCGCCGACGCTCGACTCGGCGGAGGCGATGTTCCATTCGCTGTTCTTCGATTCCGAGCGCTATGATCTTTCCGCGGTCGGACGCGTCAAGATGAACATGCGCATGGATCTCGACGCGGCGGACACCGTGCGCACCTTGCGCAAGGAAGACATCATCGCGGTGATGCGGGCGCTCGTCGATTTGCGCGACGGACGCGGCGAGATCGACGACATCGACCATCTCGGCAACCGGCGCGTGCGCTCGGTCGGCGAGCTGATGGAAAACCAGTACCGTCTCGGCCTGCTTAGGATGGAGCGCGCCATCAAGGAGCGCATGTCCTCCGTCGATATCGACACGGTGATGCCGCAGGACCTGATCAACGCCAAGCCGGCGGCGGCCTCGGTGCGTGAATTCTTCGGCTCCTCGCAGTTGTCGCAGTTCATGGATCAGACCAACCCGCTGTCCGAGATCACGCATAAGCGCCGCCTCTCCGCGCTTGGGCCGGGCGGCCTCACGCGCGAACGCGCCGGCTTCGAGGTGCGCGACGTGCATCCGACGCATTACGGCCGCATCTGCCCGATCGAGACGCCGGAAGGCCCGAACATCGGCCTCATCAATTCGCTCGCCACTTTCGCGCGCGTCAACAAATACGGCTTCATCGAAGCGCCCTATCGCCGCGTCAAGGAAAACCACGTCAGCGATGAGGTCGTCTATCTGTCGGCCATGGAAGAGAGCAAATATTATGTCGCGCAGGCCAATGCGCCGCTCGACGCCGATAGCCGTCTGACGGAAGACCTCGTCGTCTGCCGCCATGCGGGCGATGTCGTCATGGTGCCGCGCGAGCGCGTCGATTTCATGGATGTGTCGCCAAAGCAGCTCGTCTCGGTCGCGGCGGCGTTGATTCCGTTCCTTGAGAACGACGACGCCAACCGCGCGTTGATGGGCTCGAACATGCAGCGTCAGGCCGTTCCGCTCGTGCGCGCCGATGCGCCGCTCGTCGGCACCGGCATGGAGGCTGTGGTCGCGCGCGATTCCGGCGCCGCCATCGCCGCGCGCCGCACCGGCTATATCGACCAGATCGACGCCACCCGTATCGTCGTGCGCGCAACGGAGGAATCCGATGCGAGCAAGCCCGGCGTCGATATCTACCGGCTGATGAAGTTCCAGCGCTCGAACCAGTCGACCTGCGTCAACCAGAAGCCTCTGGTCCGCGTCGGCGATTTCGTGCGCAAGGGCGACATCATCGCTGATGGTCCCTCGACCGATCTCGGCGATCTCGCGCTCGGCCGCAACGTCCTCGTCGCCTTCATGCCGTGGAATGGCTACAATTTCGAAGATTCGATCCTGCTCAATGAGCGGATCGTCAAGGACGACGTCTTCACCTCGATTCACATCGACGAATTCGAGGTGATGGCGCGCGACACCAAGCTCGGCCCGGAAGAGATTACGCGCGACATTCCGAACGTCTCGGAAGAGGCGCTGAAGAATCTCGACGAGGCCGGCATCGTCTACATCGGCGCCGAAGTGCAGGCGGGCGATATTCTCGTCGGCAAGATCACGCCGAAGGGCGAGAGCCCGATGACGCCGGAAGAAAAGCTGCTGCGCGCGATCTTCGGCGAAAAGGCCTCGGATGTGCGCGACACGTCGCTGCGCGTGCCGCCGGGCGTGACCGGCACCATCGTCGAGGTGCGCGTGTTCAACCGGCACGGCGTCGAAAAGGACGAGCGCGCCCAGGCGATCGAGCGCGAAGAGATCGAGCGGCTCGCCAAGGACCGCGACGACGAGCTCGCGATCCTCGACCGCAACGTCTATGCGCGCTTGCTCGACGTGCTCGCCGGCAAGAAAGCCATCGCCGGTCCGAAGGGCTTCAAGAAAGACACGGTGCTGACGCGGGAGATCATCGAGGAATATCCGCGTTCGCAATGGTGGATTTTCGCGATCGAGAACGACCAGACGATGGCCGAGCTGGAGGCCATGCGCAAGCAATACGATGAGTCGAAGAAAGGGCTCGAAAGCCGCTTCCTAGACAAGGTCGAAAAGCTGCAGCGCGGCGACGAGCTGTCGCCGGGCGTCATGAAGATGGTCAAGGTCTTCGTCGCCGTGAAGCGCAAGATCCAGCCGGGCGACAAAATGGCCGGACGGCACGGCAACAAGGGCGTCGTCTCGAAGATCGTGCCGCAGGAGGATATGCCCTTCCTCGCCGACGGGACTCCGGTCGATATCGTGCTCAATCCGCTCGGCGTGCCGAGCCGCATGAATGTCGGGCAGATTCTCGAGACGCATCTTGGCTGGGCTTGCGCCGGACTTGGCCGGCAGGTGGCGGAAACGGTCAACGCTTATATGCGCAACCAGGACTCCGGTCCGCTGCGTGAAAAGCTTGGCCAGATCTATGACGCGAAGGCGGAAATCGACGCGCTCGACGACAATGTCGTCGTCGAGATCGGCGAGAATCTGCGCCGCGGCGTGCCGATCGCAACGCCGGTGTTCGACGGCGCGCATGAGGCGGACATCGTCGTGATGCTCGAACAGGCGGGTCTCGATCCGTCTGGCCAGTCGACCGTTTATGACGGGCGCACCGGCGAGGCCTTCGATCGTAAGGTGACGGTCGGCTACATCTACATGTTGAAGCTGCACCATCTCGTCGACGACAAGATCCATGCGCGTTCGATCGGTCCCTATAGCCTCGTCACCCAGCAGCCGCTTGGCGGCAAGGCGCAGTTCGGCGGCCAGCGATTCGGCGAAATGGAGGTGTGGGCGCTCGAAGCCTATGGCGCCGCCTACACGCTGCAGGAAATGCTGACCGTGAAGTCGGACGACGTCGCAGGCCGCACCAAGGTCTATGAATCGATCGTGCGCGGCGACGACGCCTTCGAGTCGGGCATCCCCGAGAGCTTCAACGTGCTCGTCAAGGAGATGCGCTCGCTCTGCCTCAATGTCGAGCTGACCATGTCGAACAAGGTCGCGCTGCCGCCGCAGGCCGAGGCAGCCGAATAA
- the rplJ gene encoding 50S ribosomal protein L10, translated as MDRAEKKECVESLSEVFKSTSVVVVAHYSGLTVAQMQNLRKQMRAAGAAVQVAKNRLVKIALEGSEVASIADLMRGPTLIAYSADPVAAAKAAVAFAKDNDKLVILGGAMGKTALNADAVKSLATMPSLDELRAKLVGLIQAPATKLAQLVNAPAGKLARVISAYAEKDAA; from the coding sequence GTGGACAGAGCGGAAAAGAAGGAATGCGTCGAGTCGCTTTCCGAAGTCTTTAAATCGACTTCGGTTGTCGTCGTTGCGCATTATTCCGGGCTGACAGTGGCTCAGATGCAGAATTTGCGCAAGCAAATGCGCGCAGCCGGAGCCGCCGTACAGGTCGCAAAGAACCGTCTCGTCAAGATCGCTTTGGAGGGTTCGGAGGTCGCTTCGATCGCCGACCTCATGCGTGGCCCGACCCTGATCGCCTATTCGGCGGATCCGGTGGCGGCGGCCAAGGCTGCCGTGGCTTTCGCCAAGGACAACGACAAGCTCGTGATCCTCGGCGGGGCGATGGGCAAGACCGCATTGAACGCGGACGCCGTGAAGTCGCTTGCGACCATGCCGTCCCTCGATGAACTGCGCGCCAAGCTCGTCGGCCTCATTCAGGCCCCGGCGACCAAGCTGGCCCAGCTCGTCAATGCGCCGGCCGGCAAGCTCGCGCGGGTCATTTCGGCTTACGCCGAAAAAGACGCCGCCTGA